Proteins from a genomic interval of Psychrilyobacter piezotolerans:
- a CDS encoding Crp/Fnr family transcriptional regulator, translating to MKKEEFFKIAKNDEYQIKTFKKGEFIYTSGWDRKVGYILSGEVLASKHLSERIILYPVGFKSGEFMGINLYFFDSNNDNFFDCLAKYDDTKVAFLEKKLFERLLERADFLKMLIYDNEKIILNSIGLTMFLAYGPLGYFAYILDITATGDKVFYERYLDYCDYLNVNKTRLYEITNELIEKRIITKERKYLKIIDRERLREYFEGNKI from the coding sequence TTGAAAAAAGAAGAATTTTTTAAAATAGCTAAAAATGATGAATATCAAATAAAAACTTTTAAAAAGGGTGAATTTATCTATACTTCGGGTTGGGATAGAAAGGTTGGATATATTTTAAGTGGAGAAGTATTAGCTTCTAAACATCTTTCTGAAAGGATAATCCTTTATCCAGTTGGATTTAAATCAGGAGAATTTATGGGGATAAATTTATATTTTTTTGATTCCAACAATGATAATTTTTTTGACTGCCTGGCTAAATACGATGATACGAAAGTAGCATTTTTAGAAAAAAAATTATTTGAAAGATTGTTAGAAAGAGCTGATTTTTTAAAGATGTTAATCTATGATAATGAGAAAATAATATTGAATTCAATAGGTTTGACAATGTTTTTAGCTTATGGTCCTTTAGGTTATTTTGCCTATATCCTGGATATAACAGCTACAGGGGATAAGGTTTTTTATGAAAGGTATTTAGACTATTGTGATTATCTAAATGTTAATAAAACAAGACTTTATGAGATAACCAATGAACTGATTGAGAAGAGAATTATCACCAAAGAAAGAAAATATTTAAAGATAATAGACAGAGAAAGGTTAAGGGAATATTTTGAAGGAAATAAAATATGA